CTCTGAGCCGATGGGGTTGCGTTTGTGCGGCATGGCTGATGAGCCTTTCTGTCCCTTTGCAAAGGGCTCTTCCGCCTCAAGCACTTCTGTTCTCTGAAGATGCCTTATCTCAACCGCCATCTTCTCTATTGAGCCTGCGATGACCGCGAGCGTGTTCATATATTCAGCGTGCCTGTCCCTCTGGATTATCTGCGTTGATACAGGCGCGGGCTTGAGCTTCAGCATCTTGCAGACCTGTGTCTCGATCGAAGGCGGGATATTTGAGAATGTGCCGACCGGGCCTGAGAGCTTTCCATAGCTGATAACTTCTCTGGCAGCCTTCATGCGAGTAAGGTTGCGCTTCATCTCTTCGTACCATACGGCGAATGTGAGGCCGAATGTCACAGGCTCCGCGTGTATGCCGTGGCTCCTGCCCATCTGAAGTGTGTCCTTATATTTCAGCGCGTTCTTCTTGAGAACAACGAGGAGGTCATTTATGTCATTGATGATAATGTCTGCCGCCTCTCTCATGAGAAGCGCAAGCGCAGTGTCAAGCACATCAGAAGATGTCAGCCCTTTATGTATGTACCGTGACTCAGTCCCGACATTTTCATTGACAGATGTGAGAAATGCGATGACATCATGCTTAACGGTCTTCTCTATCTTATCAATGCGAGCAACGCTGAACTTCGCGCGCTTCTTGATCACCGCAAGACTCTTCTTCGGTATCTCGCCGTGCTTAGCCCATGCCTCGCAGGCTGCTATCTCAACATCGAGCCATTTCTGGTAGCGGTTATGCGGCTCCCATATGCTTCCCATCTTCTCTCTTGTATAGCGCTGTATCAAAATATCCTCCCTGAAAAATCAGCTAACAGTATTTTTGTCATTCCGGCTTGTCCGGAATCGTTAAGCAAAAAGATTCCCGACGCGCTTCGCTTGCGGGAATGACACATACTTTTACTTTTTACGTTTATCTTCCTTCCGAAAGCCTGTCTATAAGGTACGAAGGAAGCCCCGCGTCCTTCATCTTCTTTTGTGTTAATAATATATCATAAGCCGCCCGCTTTATTGTTACGGAATCCGTATCAAAGATGGCGTAAGCTGCGTCAGGGTTCCCGTCCCTCGGCTGGCCGACGCTGCCTGCGTTGATGATATAGCGGCAGCCTGCCTTTATCTCTGATTGGTCAGTATAGATCTTTATCTTTCCTTCAGGCGACATCTCTATAATGGAAGGTATATGGCTGTGCCCTATAAAGCAGTTAGTTTCGGTGAAGAGCTTGAAGTTGGCATCGGCATCTTTGGCATTCTGAAGATAGTCCCACTCTTCGGGTTCCTTAGGCGAGGAGTGAACAAGATATATGCTCCCGCTCTTGATATTGGATGTGAGAGGAAGGCTGCTTAAAAATGCCTTGTTCTCTTCGCTCAGTATTCCGGATGTCCATTGAATTGCCGCTTTGGCATGTTTGTTAAAACAGCTTATGTCTGTCATGCCGACCGCCCCATGGTCATGGTTGCCGGCGATAAGGATATCCGCAAACCCTCTTAAGGATTCAATACATTCATTCGGGTCAGGGCCGTAACCTACAATGTCGCCGAGCAGTATGACTTTATCAACCATTTCTGCCTTGACCTTCTCGATCACGGCATTCAGGGCCTCAATGTTGCTGTGGATATCGGATATCAACGCATAGCGCATATCTTGATTATACCCGAATCAGAGGGAGCGGAGAAATAAGAAAGCGGTTGCTATTCTTTCAGCTTGAGCTTATATATCCTGTCAAGGATGCCGTTTATAAACGGAGCCGAGTCTTCTGTGGAATATTTTTTGGATATCTCAACAGCCTCATTTATCGCTACGGCAGGAGGGATATCTTTTCTGTAAACCAGCTCGTATGCCGAAGCCCTGAGTATGTTCCTGTCAACAACCGACATCCTGTCAACCGACCAGTTATCCGCAGCGCGCGTTATGATCTCGTCAAGCCGGGCCATATGCTCACGCGTGCCTTTGATAATGGCATGGGCGAACTCCATCGTCTCGTCATCCTCTTTTGTGCCGGCCCAGAATTCGCTCAGGGTCTCGCCGGTAAGGCCGCTGTTGGTGAAATCAAGCTGAAAGAGTATCTGCAGGGCGCATTCCCTCGCTTTGCGCCTACTCATAAAAAGAGAGCATATAGCTGTCAGCTGTCAGGATAAAGCTGTGCTTCATTTTTTCGGCTGAAAGCTGAAGGCTGAAAGCTGGATTCATAGCTTCTTTAAGAGCTGCGCCATCTCTATTGCAACCAACGCAGCGTCCCAGCCTTTGTTGCCGCTCTTTGAGCCTGCCCTCTCAACAGCCTGCTCAATATTGTCTGTGGTAAGGACTCCGAACGATATAGGCACGCCGGTTTCAAGTGATACTGAGGCAACGCCTTTTGCCGCTCCGGAGGCTACATATTCAAAATGAGGTGTGGCTCCGCGGATGATCGTTCCCAGGCAGATAACGGCATCATAGGTTTTTTTAACTGCGAGTTTCCTGGCTGCAAGCGGTATCTCAAAAGCGCCGGGAACCTTTACGATATCGATATCCCCCTCGGCAGCTCCGTGTCTCAGCAAAGCATCAAGCGCGCCTTCAAGAAGCTTGGTATTTATAAAGTCATTAAAACGGCTGACCACTATGCCGAACTTGAGCCCTTTTGCCTGAAGCTGACCTTCGTAAGTTTTCATTATATCCTCCTTAAAGCCTGTTATCTGTATTATATTTTTTCTAAA
This genomic stretch from Nitrospirota bacterium harbors:
- a CDS encoding adenylosuccinate lyase — protein: MIQRYTREKMGSIWEPHNRYQKWLDVEIAACEAWAKHGEIPKKSLAVIKKRAKFSVARIDKIEKTVKHDVIAFLTSVNENVGTESRYIHKGLTSSDVLDTALALLMREAADIIINDINDLLVVLKKNALKYKDTLQMGRSHGIHAEPVTFGLTFAVWYEEMKRNLTRMKAAREVISYGKLSGPVGTFSNIPPSIETQVCKMLKLKPAPVSTQIIQRDRHAEYMNTLAVIAGSIEKMAVEIRHLQRTEVLEAEEPFAKGQKGSSAMPHKRNPIGSENLSGLSRIVRANAVAAMENIPLWHERDISHSSVERVIIPDSTILVDYMLARLTVILKDLQVYPEKMMENINKSYGLFFSQKVMLRLTEKGLSREKAYAIVQENAMKSWKERKDFKDFLNKDAVVREYLSEKEIDKIFNLKDYTKNVGQIFKRVFGGKT
- a CDS encoding metallophosphoesterase family protein; the protein is MRYALISDIHSNIEALNAVIEKVKAEMVDKVILLGDIVGYGPDPNECIESLRGFADILIAGNHDHGAVGMTDISCFNKHAKAAIQWTSGILSEENKAFLSSLPLTSNIKSGSIYLVHSSPKEPEEWDYLQNAKDADANFKLFTETNCFIGHSHIPSIIEMSPEGKIKIYTDQSEIKAGCRYIINAGSVGQPRDGNPDAAYAIFDTDSVTIKRAAYDILLTQKKMKDAGLPSYLIDRLSEGR
- the nusB gene encoding transcription antitermination factor NusB, which translates into the protein MSRRKARECALQILFQLDFTNSGLTGETLSEFWAGTKEDDETMEFAHAIIKGTREHMARLDEIITRAADNWSVDRMSVVDRNILRASAYELVYRKDIPPAVAINEAVEISKKYSTEDSAPFINGILDRIYKLKLKE
- a CDS encoding 6,7-dimethyl-8-ribityllumazine synthase produces the protein MKTYEGQLQAKGLKFGIVVSRFNDFINTKLLEGALDALLRHGAAEGDIDIVKVPGAFEIPLAARKLAVKKTYDAVICLGTIIRGATPHFEYVASGAAKGVASVSLETGVPISFGVLTTDNIEQAVERAGSKSGNKGWDAALVAIEMAQLLKKL